ATATTTTTCTGTGTGTCCTCTTGATAAAGATGATAAATAAAGTGGATGCTGAATCTACTCATGATTTCCTTTTTCTCTAATCTCATATGAGGATTGATTTTTCACTCATCCACATATGGGATGGTGGAACTATTGTGATCGAGGGGTTGACGAATTCAATGAATTGATTGGATTCGAACTATATACTATACGTAACGAGATAATTTTTTATGCGTGAACGTTTTTAAgatataatttaattttgatattattataaatatatatgataaaattaCTCTTGACATCTTCAATCTAGTCTGAGCTTATTATCGGTTCTCCCAATTTGCTTGACTCTTCTAGCGTTAACTTTTTATCTAATATCATGTGATTTTGAATGATAATTacgattaaaatatatatttgatatatttacCTCCATCGCATATAAGTTTAGAACTAATGCTTaacttatatatttaatattattattaaaattcaaGTGACATGTTAGGAATTGCGAGTCCGAATAGATTATTGAGCTGTAATTGACCCAAATTGATGTTGCATTGaccggcccaattggcccaaatcTGATTGCGGGCGATGTGATCCAATGTGACGTCCCACACGCGACCCGGAAAGAGGAGCGACTCTCCGAGTCCGACCCGCACAGGCCTCGATCGATCCCCGGCCGCCGCCATCGATCACCGACCCGCTATAAGAATCTCTACGAACCAAAACCTCTTCTCTCGGAGAGCGAGCGCAACCATGGAGCGTTCGGCCATGGAAGGCATCTCGGAGCGCCTGGCTGCCGTCGACGGCCTCTACTTCCCCGGCGCCATGCACCGCGAAGCCCCCGACCACGCCCAGCGCAAGTCCGCCCTCCTCGATCTCCTCTCCCGCGACGCTCCCATCTTCCTCGGTATGCTTACCCCATCCCTTCCTTACCTGTCAACGCACCGTAACCCTAGATCTCACCCTTCAGAGCGGTACGGCTCCGAGCTTACCTCCGACGAGCTCCGCGAGTTCGAGAAGTTGAATCAGGACTACGAGGTGGGATGGCACCTCAACCGGCTCCGCCGCGGCCGGAATCCCACGGCGGAGGACGACCGGACCAGGTCGGTGACGGTCAAGAATCGCCGGAGGGCCTATATGGAGCGGTTGGTTCAAGACGGGGAGTACTTCTCGGAGGATGCGATGAGGGAACGGGAACCCTATCTCCACCACGAATACCTGGGCAAGTTCCAGGACCCCGCCGGGAGGAGCCTTTCTAGGCCCGGAGAGCGGTGGTCAGAGACATTGATGCGCCGATGCGAGGAGGCCATGCTGGTGGAGAAGATCAGAGGGGAGCAACAGCGCTTGGGGGTTGATAAGAGGGAGTGGATTGGTGgtggtggagaggaggaggaggaggaggaggaggaggaggaggaggaggaagaagaggaagaggaagaggaggaggaggaagaagatggtgatgatgatatggCTTTAGAGGAACCCAAAGTTGGGGACTCACCAGAGGTATGACTTGATGTTCAAGAAATGTTATCTTGTTATTTATGTTGCCTTTTTTCTTCCCTTGTGGCTGTTTCTTTTGTATTTTGTTATATTGTTTGACAAAACTGGTTCGGAATGATCTATCAAAATTGCCATTGCCAAGCAGTAAGACCGGAACGTGTTATAGAAACTGACATACAAAATTATACgaaattaatcttttaaattGATATTCCATTGCCTAGATTAGTCTTCCCAATTGATAACATGAAAATTACACGAAATCGATCTTACTCCAGTTGATTATCTTTCTGTTGATTGCTATTCTATTTCATAAACATTAACAATTCTTTGTTGCTCCTGGGGACCAATATGTCAATTCCTTTGTGAACCAATTCTCGGTATAGATTTTGTCTCATAAATTTGAGCCAAAGAGAAAATTCTTAGTTTTTTAGTTCATGTTCTACGAGATCCTTCATTTATGTCTTCCTCTCAATAAGTTTTTCTTTGAAAGATTATCTGTCTCTATATTCTTATCTTAAATTGGATGATATCTCTGTATTTCATATGGACCAGTCATTAACTtccacaattttttatttttttaatggaaGCACTTGTTTTCATAGTCTTTTACTTTTTACctcgattctgaatttgttcattggaagagaagagttCTTAAAATGTTACTAAATCGAGCAATTGAATTCTACAAGTTATTTATCCCTtgaatattcatgatatattcttTAACTAGTTTTTGGACTGTGCAAAATTTGTCCATTCAACATTCATGCTTTTGGCTGTAATGTGCATGGTGTTTGATGCAGTTGTAGCAACCCATGTAATGTTGATACATCATCTTTCTTTATGCTTTCTAAGGTTGTCCAATTCAGTGTCCAATGAGATATCAGCATACAACTTTACAACCTTTAGTAGTCCTcaattttcatatctgtgcacaAATCGTAACCCTTTGGCTGATGGACAGTGAGAAGTGCTTTGGATGTTTTGttcttttctatttcattcttttgTTTTGGTGTATCTGGAAAATATCATCTTGGAAACTTATCCTGACTGGCTGAGTTATGGTCTAATCTTAGTTAGCAACTGCTTTAAGAACATCCTATGTCCTTGAAAGTGATTAAAAAAAAGAACGATATATAGGATAATTTACTTGGAATAAATCAACTCTGGACTGATCTCCAACTTCACAGATGGAAGCTATTTAACCTGTTTATTATTTTTAACCTGGTGACAAAGGATAATGTCGGTGAGATTCTTCGCTGTTGATGTTGTAATTATTGGTACTATTTAATTTTGACTTGTTCATGCAGTCCAGTAGTCTACCTTACCTGTATGGTTTCATTAATTACATGTCTAACTCAATAAAATTACGCTGTATAATCAGGCATATGCATTTGTCTGTTCGACGTTCTTGTTATTAATACTTATGCATGTTATTCTAGAAAtttgttaaattatataataTGAGTTGTTTTGCATGCAATTAGAGCTGTACATGTGAACTGAAGAAACCAGAAAATTATACCAAACTTAGAATGTGCTGTTTAGTTTAAGTTGCAAGTTTGGTCAGTTTTGGTTTCAGATATAAGATAGATAACAAATATATTCTCTTAGGATTTGGTCTTCAAATCTATTTACCTACCACTGGAGTGGCTAGTGTACTGCACCATGTAATCCCTGAAATCTTTTTTCTCTCTTCCAGCGACCACCTTGAACTTCATTTACGGCCTTGTTCTTTTAGAGTTCCCAAGATGCTTTATGCATTTCAGATTCCTATTCTCGATTAACCTCCAATATTCAATCACTCGTACACTGCATTGGATTTGAGTAGGATCAATATACAAAACCTTATTCTTGCAAGCAGAGAGAACATTTCTGTGACTCAAATGGTGGTCAGATTGGTCCAAAGAGCAGTCCTTGCGCACATGCATCACTCCCCAAATAAAGGTCCTATCCTCTTCTTCCAGGAACCTTGAGTTGAGTACCTCTGGTTTGTTGCTCACGTCTCCCTCTGTGGAATAGGATAAATGGATCTTGATGCCACCGGTTCCAATAACCACCTGAGGTTGAAGAAGTGGTGACAAATTTTGAAGATGTTGATTAATATCCAACATGCTCTTCTTGTCCATGGATGCTTGTGATGTCATTGGGATCAACATGCTCTTCTTGTCCATGTATGCTTGTGATGTCATCAGGATCAACATTTGTCGCTGTCATCTACAATGGCACCTTTGCTAGTGTGCTTCACACGTAATCCTTATCAATCAATTCTTCACCTTGGAACAAAGAAACTGAACAAATCCATCTTAGAACATTAGTTTGATCTTGTTTCTGTTAGTTTTGGTACTGAACACTAGAAAACCAAAGGTTTTGGTTGAGTTCAGCATTTTGGTTATAACTAAACTGATTTGAATCGAGTACGCCTGTACCATGGATTCTCACATCGACACCCACACCTGACA
The DNA window shown above is from Musa acuminata AAA Group cultivar baxijiao chromosome BXJ2-4, Cavendish_Baxijiao_AAA, whole genome shotgun sequence and carries:
- the LOC135610683 gene encoding uncharacterized protein LOC135610683; this encodes MERSAMEGISERLAAVDGLYFPGAMHREAPDHAQRKSALLDLLSRDAPIFLERYGSELTSDELREFEKLNQDYEVGWHLNRLRRGRNPTAEDDRTRSVTVKNRRRAYMERLVQDGEYFSEDAMREREPYLHHEYLGKFQDPAGRSLSRPGERWSETLMRRCEEAMLVEKIRGEQQRLGVDKREWIGGGGEEEEEEEEEEEEEEEEEEEEEEEEEDGDDDMALEEPKVGDSPEMLNPDAHDTCASAAAAVPLEQTPSAEEMQDLLEQFTHVMQQKFLAGEDTAYIDYSLIDKDERLDDHWLREANYDAEEKYFEED